From a region of the Paucidesulfovibrio longus DSM 6739 genome:
- a CDS encoding OmpA/MotB family protein: MAKGRAEDEVLIIEQYEEGPPPEEGLPPWMATFADMVTLLLCFFVLLLSFTNQDINNFQMLMGAMSDAFGVQKERSDAKEIPYADTSRSFKTEMENESEIKQLAASLKKFIQDETLTGEASLSVDNTGVMLRVGNKAMFRPGSYDLTPESISVLVEVIKLLNSTPFNLIVTGHTDGESRNEQLFDTNWELSATRAAACLRFILEHSSVSPDRLKAVGLAGSKPLVPSTTEANKALNRRVEFYFKAPGDKNW, translated from the coding sequence ATGGCCAAGGGAAGAGCCGAGGACGAAGTCCTCATCATCGAGCAGTACGAGGAGGGACCGCCCCCGGAAGAGGGGCTGCCGCCCTGGATGGCCACGTTCGCGGACATGGTCACGCTGCTGCTTTGCTTTTTCGTGCTGCTGCTGTCCTTCACCAACCAGGACATCAACAACTTCCAAATGCTCATGGGCGCCATGTCCGACGCCTTCGGCGTGCAGAAGGAGCGCAGCGACGCCAAGGAAATCCCCTACGCGGACACGTCGCGCAGCTTCAAGACCGAGATGGAGAACGAGTCCGAGATCAAGCAGCTGGCCGCCTCGCTGAAGAAGTTCATCCAGGACGAGACGCTTACGGGCGAAGCCTCCCTGAGCGTGGACAACACCGGCGTCATGCTCCGGGTGGGCAACAAGGCCATGTTCCGGCCCGGCTCCTACGACCTCACTCCCGAATCCATCAGCGTGCTGGTGGAGGTCATCAAGCTGCTCAATTCCACGCCCTTCAACCTCATCGTCACCGGACACACGGACGGCGAGAGCCGCAACGAGCAGCTCTTCGACACCAACTGGGAGCTTTCCGCCACGCGGGCCGCAGCCTGCCTGCGCTTCATCCTCGAACATTCGAGCGTCTCGCCGGACCGGCTCAAGGCCGTGGGCCTGGCCGGGTCCAAGCCGCTGGTGCCGAGCACGACGGAAGCCAACAAGGCGCTGAATCGGCGCGTGGAATTCTATTTCAAGGCTCCGGGCGACAAGAACTGGTAA
- a CDS encoding bacteriohemerythrin: MERIEWSKDLEVGIGLLDAQHMNMVKLINTLGEAVEKDQGKTVVNEVMEQLKLYTSYHFTSEERLLRIHNYPAYEEHLREHQEFSDEVEDFYLDLRTGVPGVSAALHDYLRQWFVVHIQDEDQRYAKFLRAKGEK; this comes from the coding sequence ATGGAACGCATCGAGTGGAGCAAGGATCTGGAAGTGGGCATCGGGCTGCTCGACGCCCAGCACATGAACATGGTCAAGCTGATCAACACGCTGGGCGAGGCCGTGGAAAAAGACCAGGGCAAGACAGTCGTCAACGAGGTCATGGAGCAGCTCAAGCTGTACACCTCCTACCATTTCACGAGCGAGGAACGGCTGCTCCGCATCCATAACTACCCCGCCTACGAAGAGCACCTCCGGGAGCACCAGGAGTTTTCGGACGAAGTCGAGGATTTCTACCTGGACCTGCGTACCGGGGTTCCCGGAGTCAGCGCCGCGCTGCACGATTACCTGCGGCAGTGGTTCGTGGTCCACATCCAGGACGAGGACCAGCGCTACGCCAAGTTCCTTCGCGCCAAGGGCGAGAAGTGA
- a CDS encoding DUF6653 family protein: protein MDFLEPTRRIMGMRPAVWERHANPWSVYTRIPILPLLTLAVWSRVWIGWWALAPVLLLAFWSWLNPRAFPPPASTEGWASKAVLGERLWMRRRELLVPRHHVRAAALLSGLALLGAGLLCWGLAILHPWLTLLGLTLAVLGKLWFVDRMAWFYEEQSRQPERTDRAEK, encoded by the coding sequence TTGGACTTCCTTGAGCCGACCCGCCGGATCATGGGCATGCGCCCCGCTGTCTGGGAGCGCCATGCCAATCCCTGGAGCGTCTATACCCGCATCCCCATCCTGCCCCTGCTGACCCTGGCCGTCTGGAGCCGCGTCTGGATAGGATGGTGGGCTCTCGCCCCCGTTCTGCTTCTCGCGTTCTGGTCCTGGCTCAATCCGCGGGCGTTTCCGCCGCCCGCGTCCACGGAAGGCTGGGCCTCCAAGGCCGTCCTGGGCGAGCGCCTCTGGATGCGCCGGAGAGAGCTGCTCGTGCCGAGGCACCACGTCAGGGCTGCGGCGCTGCTTTCCGGACTCGCGCTGCTCGGTGCCGGGCTGCTCTGCTGGGGGCTGGCGATCCTGCACCCGTGGCTGACCCTGCTGGGGCTGACCCTGGCCGTGCTCGGCAAGCTCTGGTTCGTGGACCGCATGGCCTGGTTCTACGAGGAGCAGAGCCGTCAGCCGGAACGCACGGACCGGGCGGAAAAATAG
- a CDS encoding glutamine--tRNA ligase/YqeY domain fusion protein, with the protein MTTHSDAESPETRIGKDFVRTIIDAHIAENKYDQGRVQTRFPPEPNGYLHIGHAKSICLNFGLAREYDGKCFLRFDDTNPSKEEQEYVDSIQEDVRWLGFDWDEKRFASDYFDRIYAFAEQLIQMGKAYVDDLSAEEIREYRGTLTEPGKPSPFRERSAEENLDLFRRMRAGEFPDGSRVLRAKIDMAAPNMVMRDPTLYRIKRAHHHRTGDAWCIYPMYDFTHCLSDAIEGVTHSICTLEFENNRELYDWVLDTVAAFPERPYQYEFARLNLTYTVLSKRKLIQLVSEGHVSGWSDPRMPTISGLRRRGYTPEALRDFCDRIGVSKANSMVDFALLEHCVREDLNARAPRVMGVLDPVRLVIENYPEGQVDEFDMPFHPEDESQGSRIVPFSKVLYIEREDFMEEPPKKFFRLAPGREVRLRYAYYVTCTGVEKDADGRITEIRCTYDPETKGGWSKDGRKVKGTLHWVSEAHAVPAEVRLYDKLFSVENPAAVKDRDFKELLNPESLTTVQALLEPCLAHQEPGWLCQFERLGYFCADAKDHAPGKPVFNRTATLRDTWAKIAQKS; encoded by the coding sequence ATGACCACTCACAGCGACGCCGAAAGCCCGGAAACCCGGATCGGCAAGGATTTCGTCCGCACCATCATCGACGCCCACATCGCCGAGAACAAATACGACCAAGGCCGGGTGCAGACGCGCTTTCCTCCGGAGCCCAACGGATACCTGCACATCGGGCACGCCAAGTCCATCTGCCTGAACTTCGGCCTCGCCAGGGAATACGACGGCAAGTGCTTCCTGCGCTTCGACGACACCAACCCCTCCAAGGAGGAGCAGGAATACGTCGATTCCATCCAGGAAGACGTGCGCTGGCTCGGCTTCGACTGGGACGAAAAACGCTTCGCCTCGGATTATTTCGACCGCATCTACGCCTTTGCCGAGCAGCTCATCCAGATGGGCAAGGCCTACGTGGACGACCTCAGCGCCGAGGAAATCCGCGAGTATCGCGGCACCCTCACGGAACCGGGCAAGCCCTCGCCCTTCCGCGAGCGGAGCGCCGAGGAAAACCTCGACCTGTTCCGGCGCATGCGCGCCGGGGAATTTCCCGACGGCTCCCGCGTGCTGCGCGCGAAGATCGACATGGCCGCGCCCAACATGGTCATGCGCGACCCCACGCTCTACCGCATCAAGCGGGCGCACCATCACCGCACCGGGGACGCGTGGTGCATCTACCCGATGTACGACTTCACCCACTGCCTTTCGGACGCCATCGAAGGCGTGACCCATTCCATCTGCACCCTGGAATTCGAGAACAACCGGGAGCTGTACGACTGGGTGCTGGACACCGTGGCCGCATTCCCGGAGCGCCCCTACCAGTATGAATTCGCGCGGTTGAACCTGACCTACACCGTGCTCTCCAAGCGCAAGCTGATCCAGCTCGTGTCCGAAGGCCACGTTTCCGGCTGGAGCGACCCGCGCATGCCGACCATCTCGGGCCTGCGGCGCAGAGGCTACACCCCGGAAGCGCTGCGCGACTTCTGCGACCGCATCGGCGTGTCCAAGGCCAATTCCATGGTCGATTTCGCCCTGCTGGAGCATTGCGTGCGCGAGGATCTCAACGCCCGCGCCCCCCGCGTCATGGGCGTTCTCGACCCCGTGCGGCTGGTCATCGAAAACTACCCCGAAGGGCAGGTGGACGAGTTCGACATGCCCTTCCATCCTGAGGACGAAAGCCAGGGCTCGCGCATCGTGCCCTTCTCCAAGGTGCTCTACATCGAGCGCGAGGATTTCATGGAAGAGCCGCCCAAGAAGTTCTTCCGCCTGGCCCCCGGCCGGGAGGTGCGCCTGCGCTACGCCTATTACGTGACCTGCACGGGAGTGGAAAAGGACGCGGACGGCAGGATCACGGAAATCCGCTGCACCTACGATCCGGAGACGAAAGGCGGCTGGTCCAAGGACGGACGCAAGGTCAAGGGCACGCTGCACTGGGTTTCCGAGGCGCACGCCGTTCCCGCGGAGGTCCGCCTCTACGACAAGCTCTTCAGCGTGGAGAATCCCGCCGCCGTCAAGGACCGCGACTTCAAGGAACTGCTCAACCCCGAATCCCTGACCACGGTCCAGGCCCTGCTGGAGCCCTGCCTCGCGCATCAGGAGCCGGGCTGGCTCTGCCAGTTCGAGCGGCTGGGCTACTTCTGCGCGGACGCCAAGGACCACGCGCCAGGCAAACCCGTGTTCAACCGCACGGCCACCCTGCGCGACACCTGGGCCAAGATCGCCCAGAAAAGCTAG
- a CDS encoding M23 family metallopeptidase, with amino-acid sequence MNLCGLFSSYQVLVYPEKDGECRTLNIRCILPVLFFSLLLALVVTFGFLLQMYFSHADLRASYDAREQLRLEQRLDILFQARRLMGLQHDYDRIDDFCNKLMVMTNMTEPNQEWDAFTGSGGPAINDMTLSPYDTRSLIRNMQGAVAALNREVLDSEVLQQLILKQVRENKQVLDSTPSVWPVKGRITSGFGMRQHPFDHTYKFHRGLDIVPPGGRGTPIHSPANGTVIFTGRDGGYGLSLLIQHQGNITTRYGHLKSIAVKVGQKVHRDDIVAFVGNSGRSTGPHLHYEVLVAGKPQNPRKYILN; translated from the coding sequence ATGAATCTCTGCGGCCTCTTTTCCAGCTACCAGGTGCTGGTGTATCCCGAAAAAGACGGGGAATGCCGGACTCTGAACATTCGATGCATCCTGCCGGTGCTGTTCTTTTCGCTGCTTCTCGCCTTGGTGGTCACCTTCGGATTTCTGCTCCAGATGTACTTTTCCCACGCGGACCTGCGGGCCAGCTACGACGCCCGCGAACAATTGCGCCTCGAGCAGCGGCTGGACATCCTGTTCCAGGCCCGGCGGCTCATGGGGCTCCAGCACGATTACGACCGGATCGACGATTTCTGCAACAAGCTCATGGTCATGACCAACATGACCGAACCCAACCAGGAATGGGATGCCTTTACGGGCAGCGGCGGTCCGGCCATCAACGACATGACCCTTTCGCCCTACGACACCCGGAGCCTGATCCGAAACATGCAGGGAGCCGTGGCCGCCCTGAACCGCGAGGTTCTCGACAGCGAGGTGCTCCAGCAGCTGATCCTCAAGCAGGTACGGGAAAACAAGCAGGTTCTCGATTCCACGCCCTCGGTCTGGCCGGTCAAGGGACGCATCACTTCCGGCTTCGGCATGCGCCAGCATCCCTTCGACCACACCTACAAGTTCCATCGCGGACTGGACATCGTGCCTCCGGGCGGTCGCGGAACCCCGATCCACTCGCCGGCCAACGGCACCGTCATCTTCACCGGCAGGGACGGCGGCTACGGGCTCAGCCTGCTCATCCAGCACCAGGGCAACATCACCACGCGCTACGGCCACCTCAAGAGCATCGCGGTCAAGGTCGGGCAGAAGGTCCACCGCGACGACATCGTCGCCTTCGTGGGCAACTCCGGGCGCAGCACCGGACCGCATCTGCACTACGAAGTCCTGGTGGCGGGCAAGCCCCAGAATCCCAGGAAATACATCCTGAACTAG
- a CDS encoding CREC-EF hand family protein, translating into MDVSGIGSSTLASLSSDVLAQMRANRGGDSGEFAGSFVSDKDGDGDGLLSLEEAGIGQTRFDNADTDGDGYLTEEEISADMESRKKEMDRMMGGLNMLMQGMGGRGEGDFASSLISESDADGNGMLSQEESGLSDELFGALDADGDGSVSTEEINAAMRPPDGMTGAQGAEQSGETIAAAATASGVSGSGGSESSGGTESASSSDDDEEYDEYDLNEDGVVTMDELRQAFANGDVSLESLFETDGAGRGQDEGAGGNDGQSALMRMAMRAYEAQGVETGSLAQGAVA; encoded by the coding sequence GTGGATGTTTCCGGCATAGGCAGCTCGACTTTGGCGAGCCTTTCCTCCGATGTTCTTGCGCAGATGCGCGCGAACCGTGGAGGAGACAGCGGGGAGTTCGCCGGCTCCTTCGTCAGCGACAAGGACGGCGACGGCGACGGTCTGCTCAGCCTCGAAGAGGCCGGCATCGGCCAGACCAGGTTCGACAACGCGGACACGGACGGAGACGGGTATCTCACCGAGGAAGAGATCTCCGCCGACATGGAGAGCCGCAAAAAGGAAATGGACCGCATGATGGGCGGTCTGAACATGCTCATGCAGGGCATGGGAGGCCGTGGGGAAGGCGATTTCGCCAGTTCCCTCATCTCCGAGAGCGACGCGGACGGAAACGGCATGCTCAGCCAGGAGGAAAGCGGCCTGAGCGACGAGCTGTTCGGCGCGCTCGACGCCGACGGCGACGGCTCCGTCTCCACCGAGGAGATCAACGCGGCCATGCGGCCGCCGGACGGCATGACGGGGGCGCAGGGCGCGGAACAGAGCGGCGAGACCATTGCCGCCGCGGCCACCGCTTCCGGAGTGTCCGGATCCGGAGGATCGGAAAGCTCCGGCGGCACGGAGAGCGCCTCTTCCAGCGACGACGACGAGGAGTACGACGAGTACGACCTCAATGAAGACGGCGTCGTGACCATGGACGAACTTCGTCAGGCGTTCGCCAACGGCGACGTCAGCCTGGAGAGCCTCTTCGAGACGGACGGCGCAGGCCGGGGCCAAGACGAAGGCGCAGGCGGGAACGACGGACAATCCGCGCTGATGCGCATGGCCATGCGCGCCTACGAGGCCCAAGGCGTCGAAACGGGATCCTTGGCCCAGGGCGCGGTAGCCTGA
- a CDS encoding YaiI/YqxD family protein codes for MRIWVDADACPNAIKEILFKAALRREVRLTLVANTSLTVPTSPLIDTIRVPAGMDEADKEIAKQAEAGDLVVTADIPLADKIVDKGATGLNPRGELYTEENVKGLLRMRNLMEELRSGGMASGGPAPLGPRDKQEFANQLDRFLTRSLPR; via the coding sequence ATGCGGATTTGGGTCGACGCCGACGCCTGCCCCAACGCGATCAAGGAAATCCTCTTCAAGGCCGCCCTGCGGCGCGAGGTCCGGCTGACCCTGGTGGCCAACACCTCGCTGACCGTGCCGACCTCGCCGCTGATAGACACCATCCGCGTGCCTGCGGGCATGGACGAGGCGGACAAGGAGATCGCCAAGCAGGCGGAGGCGGGCGACCTCGTGGTCACGGCGGACATCCCCCTCGCGGACAAGATCGTGGACAAGGGCGCCACGGGCCTGAACCCGCGCGGGGAGCTGTACACCGAAGAAAACGTCAAGGGGCTGCTGCGCATGCGCAACCTCATGGAGGAGCTGCGCAGCGGCGGCATGGCCTCGGGCGGCCCTGCCCCTCTCGGCCCGCGCGACAAGCAGGAATTCGCCAATCAACTGGATCGCTTTCTGACCAGAAGCCTGCCCCGGTAG
- a CDS encoding sodium-dependent transporter: MKREGFATRLGVLTATLGSAVGLGNIWKFPYMTGQNGGAAFLFIYLAATVVVGLPIMIAEIMMGRRARANAITTWKKVAPDNSGWMLVGVCGVLAAFSIMAFYTDVVGWVFRYIVQAAAGGLNSSDPKAAEAVFKATVSAPWASLAWQWGVLALVSTIILGGVSKGIEKTTKILMPMLLGMLIVVCIRSLTLPRALDGLAFLFNPDFSKVDGEVVLMAMGLAFFKLSIGMGTMMTYGSYFREDANVPLTASRVMLADLTVSLLAGIAIFPAVFNYGFEPAAGPGLLFMTVPAVFSSMPFGQAFMTLFFVLTAVATIGAMLSLFEVPVAFMIESGLGWSRKKATIATAVGLGICGIPATLSFSAMSDVTLFGLNFFDFYDYLSSNLLMPIGGFFICVFAGWFWGRERTEADLSNRGALSNRAVIALYSLIVKWITPLLVLLVLLKGLGAF, encoded by the coding sequence ATGAAACGCGAAGGTTTTGCGACCCGGCTCGGCGTGCTGACGGCAACGCTCGGCTCCGCGGTCGGATTGGGCAATATCTGGAAATTTCCCTACATGACCGGCCAGAACGGCGGAGCCGCCTTTCTGTTCATCTACCTCGCGGCCACCGTGGTCGTGGGCCTGCCGATCATGATCGCCGAGATCATGATGGGCCGCCGGGCCAGGGCCAATGCCATCACCACCTGGAAGAAGGTTGCGCCGGACAATTCCGGATGGATGCTCGTGGGCGTCTGCGGGGTGCTCGCCGCATTCTCGATCATGGCTTTCTATACCGACGTCGTGGGCTGGGTCTTCCGCTACATCGTCCAGGCCGCCGCAGGAGGGCTGAACTCCTCCGACCCGAAGGCGGCCGAAGCCGTCTTCAAGGCCACGGTCTCGGCGCCGTGGGCCTCGCTGGCCTGGCAGTGGGGCGTGCTCGCCCTCGTCAGCACGATCATCCTCGGCGGCGTGAGCAAGGGCATCGAGAAGACGACCAAGATCCTCATGCCGATGCTGCTGGGCATGCTCATCGTGGTCTGCATCCGTTCCCTGACCCTGCCCCGCGCGCTCGACGGCCTGGCCTTTCTCTTCAATCCAGATTTTTCCAAGGTCGACGGAGAGGTGGTGCTCATGGCCATGGGCTTGGCCTTTTTCAAGCTCTCCATCGGCATGGGCACCATGATGACCTACGGCAGCTACTTCCGCGAGGACGCGAACGTGCCTCTCACGGCCAGCCGCGTGATGCTCGCCGACCTGACCGTGTCCCTGCTGGCGGGCATCGCCATCTTCCCGGCCGTGTTCAACTACGGATTCGAGCCCGCTGCCGGGCCGGGCCTGCTGTTCATGACCGTTCCCGCCGTGTTCAGCTCCATGCCCTTTGGTCAGGCGTTCATGACCCTGTTCTTCGTGCTCACGGCGGTGGCCACCATCGGGGCCATGCTTTCGCTTTTCGAGGTGCCCGTGGCCTTCATGATCGAGAGCGGCCTGGGCTGGTCCCGAAAGAAGGCCACCATCGCCACGGCCGTGGGCCTGGGCATCTGCGGAATCCCGGCTACGCTCTCGTTCAGCGCCATGAGCGACGTGACGCTGTTCGGCCTGAACTTCTTCGACTTCTACGACTACCTCTCCTCGAACCTGCTCATGCCCATCGGCGGCTTCTTCATCTGCGTGTTCGCAGGCTGGTTCTGGGGCCGCGAACGCACCGAGGCCGACCTGAGCAACCGGGGAGCGCTCTCCAACCGCGCCGTGATCGCGCTCTATTCCCTGATCGTGAAGTGGATCACCCCGTTGCTCGTGCTGCTGGTCCTGCTCAAGGGGCTGGGCGCGTTCTAG
- a CDS encoding sigma-54-dependent transcriptional regulator has protein sequence MTQRILLVDDEPDFAQGLARLVVSGFPNVEIAMAGDGSEALEILATSGADLMLTDLRMPGLDGQELLHQALELVPGLTVILLTGYGSVEAAVAALKGGAYDFLTKPVKREELLRSVRKGLEHGRLLGENKALRDLARRAEGARTLVGDAPAMRQLKESIAAVAASDYTVLVRGESGTGKELVAGTIHRLSNRAKGPFVTVNCPAIPEHLLESELFGHVKGAFTGAEKARQGLFVAAGGGSILLDEIGDIPMSVQTKLLRVLQEREVRPVGANGTTRIDVRILATTNQNLEERITAGLFREDLFYRLNVLTVTTLPLRDHREDIPLLAAHFLEQTCREMRLSPKVLGPEVLRCLCERPWPGNVRELQNTVRRLTVFCPGRQVEAIHLHQAEGGLPRTQQTQPGVFVPGAGTEELMPYKEAKSTVLTNFTRCYVEHVLARTGGNISEAARLSGIERVSLQKIIKRGGRMRG, from the coding sequence ATGACCCAGCGCATCCTGCTCGTTGACGACGAGCCGGACTTCGCCCAGGGGCTGGCCCGGCTGGTCGTTTCGGGCTTTCCGAACGTGGAGATCGCCATGGCTGGCGACGGCTCCGAGGCCCTCGAAATCCTGGCCACTTCTGGAGCGGATCTCATGCTCACGGACCTGCGCATGCCCGGACTGGACGGTCAGGAGCTGCTGCATCAGGCTCTGGAACTCGTGCCCGGCCTGACAGTGATCCTGCTCACGGGCTACGGCAGCGTGGAGGCCGCCGTGGCCGCGCTCAAGGGCGGAGCCTATGATTTTCTGACCAAGCCCGTGAAGCGTGAGGAGCTGCTCCGCTCCGTGCGCAAGGGGCTGGAACACGGCAGGCTGCTCGGCGAAAACAAAGCCCTGCGCGACCTGGCCCGCCGGGCGGAGGGCGCGCGCACTCTGGTGGGCGACGCCCCGGCCATGCGCCAGCTCAAGGAATCCATCGCCGCGGTGGCGGCTTCGGACTACACGGTGCTCGTGCGCGGCGAGTCCGGAACGGGCAAGGAGCTGGTGGCGGGCACCATCCACCGTCTGAGCAACCGCGCCAAAGGCCCTTTCGTGACGGTGAACTGCCCGGCAATCCCTGAACACCTCTTGGAAAGCGAGCTTTTCGGCCACGTCAAAGGCGCCTTCACAGGAGCGGAAAAGGCCCGGCAGGGCCTCTTCGTGGCCGCCGGAGGCGGCAGCATCCTGCTCGACGAGATCGGCGACATCCCCATGTCCGTGCAGACCAAGCTCCTGCGCGTGCTTCAGGAGCGCGAAGTCCGGCCAGTGGGGGCGAACGGCACCACCAGGATCGACGTGCGCATCCTGGCCACCACCAACCAGAATCTCGAAGAGCGCATCACCGCGGGGCTGTTCCGGGAGGATCTGTTCTACAGGCTGAACGTGCTCACCGTGACGACCCTGCCCTTGCGGGACCATCGCGAGGACATCCCGCTGCTGGCCGCACACTTCCTGGAGCAGACCTGCCGGGAAATGCGCCTTTCGCCCAAGGTGCTGGGGCCGGAGGTGCTGCGCTGCCTCTGCGAACGCCCCTGGCCGGGCAACGTGCGCGAGTTGCAGAACACGGTCCGCCGCCTGACCGTTTTCTGCCCTGGCCGGCAGGTGGAGGCGATCCACCTGCACCAGGCCGAAGGCGGACTGCCGAGGACGCAGCAGACCCAGCCCGGCGTCTTCGTTCCCGGAGCGGGCACGGAAGAGCTGATGCCCTACAAGGAAGCCAAATCCACCGTGCTCACCAACTTCACACGCTGCTACGTGGAGCATGTTCTCGCCAGGACCGGCGGGAACATTTCCGAGGCCGCCCGCCTCTCCGGAATCGAAAGGGTCAGCCTGCAAAAGATCATCAAGCGCGGCGGCCGGATGCGCGGCTGA
- a CDS encoding c-type heme family protein: MHRLMPHSLQSKFFFGLVLLMTALVAFFALSLHLHLGRLMEGEAREKASLILSNVEAMQRYVRNTLRPTMYETLPGDQFVLEAMSTSYVTRAVMSDPDLAHESFVYRRVAEGARNPDFEANGMERGFIERFRADPKLKHLELFAEVNGERNFITVYVQRYEPSCMHCHGDPAEAPRELIARYGAERGFGRKVGELAGIDLVRLKVQRDVGGIRDATFSFALLFASGILVLFLVIQGFFHRLVVHSLRQVTGVMQRLFPDEASKQPEQTEQALPRNDEIEGILHGFETFAEHLRQARVDLKEYAATLEDKVVERTVDLTRLADDRRADVALFVSLLNSLNESQNKQELLRSGLELIARRFGAARACYICILAASDFVSWPDSAAKPDLPPDWHDLVTSGELRMSALAWHIPVQTSGTSRGLLCLYWDKAQESSDRLADLARAIGQQLGIAMENLEALDGLLSQNAMLSSIFESIADPLLLLDTGDSVLLANTTARDLVATLNGQGFGFLLKKVRAATADTGCGEFELPDGRIFAAHLYRLKEPGGGRHVASLREITTERRLEGQMLRNERIVAVGQLATGLAHEINNPLGVILCYAELLAASQRDGQAQSDLAVIIRHTEQAQRVVRDLLDFSRPRPASPGPSDLTGVAAATVDLMQPKARSCKARLFLEAAPDIAPVRAGADALEHILTNLVMNALDAVHGLEEKEGRAGEVCVGVDADSRFACISVTDNGPGILPEHLNRVFDPFFTTKEVGKGTGLGLAVIYGLTRDLGGDIEVKNRPGGGAVFRVHLPLATEGT; this comes from the coding sequence ATGCATCGGCTCATGCCGCACAGTTTGCAGAGCAAGTTCTTCTTCGGGTTGGTCCTGCTCATGACGGCGCTCGTGGCCTTCTTCGCCTTGAGTCTGCATTTGCATCTCGGCCGGCTCATGGAAGGCGAAGCGCGCGAAAAGGCCTCGCTCATCCTCTCCAACGTGGAGGCCATGCAGCGCTACGTGCGCAACACGCTTCGGCCCACCATGTACGAGACTCTGCCCGGAGATCAGTTCGTGCTGGAGGCCATGAGCACCTCCTATGTCACCCGCGCGGTGATGAGCGACCCGGACCTCGCGCATGAGAGCTTCGTCTACCGCCGGGTCGCGGAAGGCGCGCGCAATCCGGACTTCGAGGCCAACGGAATGGAGCGCGGCTTCATAGAGCGCTTCCGGGCCGACCCGAAGCTGAAACATCTGGAATTATTTGCTGAAGTCAACGGCGAGCGCAACTTCATCACCGTTTACGTGCAGCGGTACGAACCTTCCTGCATGCACTGCCACGGCGACCCGGCAGAGGCTCCCCGCGAACTCATCGCCCGCTACGGGGCGGAGCGCGGTTTCGGCCGCAAGGTCGGCGAGCTGGCGGGCATCGACCTGGTCCGGCTCAAGGTCCAGCGCGACGTGGGCGGCATCCGCGACGCGACCTTCTCCTTCGCGCTTTTGTTCGCCTCCGGCATCCTCGTGCTCTTCCTCGTCATCCAGGGATTCTTCCACCGGCTCGTGGTCCACAGCCTGCGCCAAGTCACCGGAGTCATGCAGCGCCTGTTTCCGGACGAGGCATCCAAGCAGCCTGAACAGACGGAGCAGGCCCTGCCCCGGAACGACGAGATCGAGGGCATCCTGCACGGTTTCGAGACGTTCGCCGAGCACCTGCGCCAGGCGCGCGTCGACCTCAAGGAATACGCCGCCACCCTGGAAGACAAGGTCGTCGAGCGCACCGTGGACCTGACCCGACTGGCGGACGACCGCCGGGCGGATGTGGCCCTGTTCGTCTCGCTGCTGAACAGCCTGAACGAAAGCCAGAACAAGCAGGAACTCCTGCGTTCCGGGCTCGAACTCATCGCCAGGCGCTTCGGCGCCGCGCGCGCGTGCTACATCTGCATCCTGGCCGCCTCGGATTTCGTTTCCTGGCCCGACTCCGCCGCCAAGCCGGACCTCCCCCCGGACTGGCACGACCTGGTGACCAGCGGCGAGCTGCGCATGAGCGCCCTGGCCTGGCACATCCCGGTGCAGACGTCGGGAACCAGCCGGGGACTGCTTTGCCTCTACTGGGACAAGGCCCAGGAGAGCAGCGACCGCCTGGCGGACCTGGCCCGCGCCATCGGCCAGCAGCTCGGCATCGCCATGGAGAACCTGGAAGCGCTCGACGGGCTTCTGAGCCAGAACGCCATGCTTTCCTCCATCTTCGAGAGCATCGCCGACCCGCTGCTGCTGCTGGACACGGGCGACTCGGTGCTGCTGGCCAACACCACGGCCCGCGATCTGGTCGCCACCCTGAACGGGCAAGGATTCGGATTTCTGTTGAAGAAGGTCCGCGCCGCCACCGCCGACACGGGTTGCGGCGAATTCGAACTGCCGGATGGCCGCATTTTCGCGGCCCATCTCTATCGTCTCAAGGAGCCCGGAGGCGGACGCCACGTGGCTTCCCTGCGCGAAATCACCACGGAACGCCGCCTGGAGGGCCAGATGCTGCGCAACGAACGCATCGTGGCCGTGGGGCAGCTCGCCACCGGACTGGCCCACGAGATAAACAACCCTCTCGGCGTGATCCTCTGCTACGCCGAGCTGCTCGCCGCATCGCAGCGCGACGGACAGGCCCAGTCCGACCTCGCGGTGATCATCCGCCACACCGAGCAGGCACAGCGCGTGGTGCGCGACCTGCTCGACTTCAGCCGCCCCCGCCCCGCCTCGCCCGGTCCCAGCGATCTGACCGGCGTGGCCGCCGCCACCGTGGACCTCATGCAGCCCAAGGCCAGGTCATGCAAGGCGCGGCTCTTCCTGGAAGCGGCTCCGGACATCGCGCCCGTTCGCGCCGGCGCGGACGCCCTGGAACACATCCTGACCAATCTGGTGATGAACGCCCTGGACGCGGTTCACGGCCTGGAGGAAAAAGAGGGACGCGCCGGGGAGGTCTGCGTGGGCGTGGATGCCGACTCCCGCTTCGCCTGCATCAGCGTGACGGACAACGGTCCGGGCATCCTGCCGGAACATCTGAACCGCGTGTTCGACCCGTTCTTCACCACCAAGGAAGTGGGCAAAGGCACAGGCCTCGGCCTGGCCGTTATCTACGGGCTGACGCGCGACCTGGGCGGCGACATCGAAGTGAAAAACAGGCCCGGCGGCGGTGCGGTGTTCCGCGTGCACCTGCCTCTGGCCACGGAGGGAACCTAG